AAAACTCTTTGAACCGATGCTTAATCCACCTATATCGACCACCCTTGCTTACAAAGCAGTTCAATGATGTAATTATATATCCCTGCTTGAATCCAGATAAAAAAATGATACCACTTGAAGATTGCTTAAAAGAACGTGAGAGGTGCTTTACCTGTCAAATTGACGAGTTCTTTGGCTGGCTTCATTTACCTGTTGTTTCGAATTCAAGTCAAGTAAAGTAAAGCGGTTGATTTCGCTCTTAATTACGAGGGGCAATTCAAGACTTTCTTAAATAATAGCCGCCTTGAAATGAGCAATAACTGAGCAAAGCGCATGAATAAGACATTGGACATCGGTCGCAAGGATTTGTTATTTAGCCAAATATTAAAGGAGCTCAAGTGGCAGGCTAAATTAAACGGCGTGAATTTGCTGGCTTACCTTTTGTAATTATTTCAAGAACTACCAATTCTCTGCTTTTAAATTTTGAGACTCTAGGGGCTTATTTACTAAGGTCTCATAAAGACAAGAATACCTGTCTGGTACTCAAATAAACAATACAACAAGCCGATGTAAATCCAGTTTACAGATTTATATGTGCTTGTTCAATGTACAAGAATATCGGGCGCTTATTCTCTCTCGAGTTAGGATAAAAAAATATCAATCGAGGAAAAAAAGTCTGTATTAAATCAGGCTTTCATTTGATATAGGATTGACTTATATAATATGAAAGGGGTTTTATAATGGGATATTGGTTAGGAATTGATGGTAAAGTCGCTGTGGTTACAGGTGGTTCATCTGGTATTGGAGCAAGCATTATTGAATCATTACTTGCGCAGGGTGTGAAAGTTGCTAACTTCGATATTAGAGATGGAGAACTTCAAGATGATAACCTGTTATTCGTTGAAGTCGATGTTACATCTCGTGAAGCAGTTGAAGAGGGAGTTGCAAAAGTAGTTGAAACTTTTGGAACTATCGACGGATTGGTGAATAATGCAGGGATTAATATTCCGACTTTATTGGTTGATACTAAAGAACCTGGAAGTAAATATGAGTTAAACGATGCTATATTCGATAAGATGATTGCAATTAATCAGAAAGGTTTATATTTAGTAGCTCAAGCAGTTGGACGTATTCTTGCTGATAAGAAGCACGGCGTCATTATTAATATGGGTTCAGAGTCTGGTTTAGAAGGTTCTGAAGGACAATCTTGTTATGCAGCTACCAAAGCAGCGGTATACAGTTTTACTCGTTCATGGGCCAAAGAATTAGGTAAATCCAATGTTCGAGTGGTTGGTTTAGCGCCTGGAATTATGGAGGAAACAGGTCTTAGAACTTTAGCCTATGAAGAGGCCTTGGCATACACTAGAAACAAGACAGTTGAAGAACTTCGTGCAGGCTATACAAATACAAGCACTATTCCATTAGGTCGCGACGGTAAACTTTCTGAAGTTGCTGATGCTGTATGTTATTTACTCTCCGACAGATCAAGTTATATCACTGGTGTTACCATTAATGTTGCCGGAGGTAAGACCCGAGGTTAAAGTAAAGGTGAAGTTTTTTGGGAATATTAAATCGATGGTACAGATTATTAAATTATTTAGTTTCAAATGACCAAGTTTCGCTTTCGAATATACAGCAAAACCTCAACGTTTCCCAACAAACAGTTAAATCAACGATTAATTTATTGAATAATGAATTATCTGGTATTGCTCAGATAATTGAGCATAACGGCTATTACTACATAGAAATTTACAAATATAATGAATTTGAGAATATATTAAATGGATCTTTAAAACAAATGAGCGATTATAATTCATCTAGTAAGAGGCAAGCTTATATAATACGTCAGTTAGTAGAGGCAAAGGATTATATCCTCATTCAAGATTTAGCAGATGATTTAAGTGTTAGTCGTGGCACTGTAAATAATGATTTAAGGAGTCTTCGACAAATATCTTTAAAGTATGATGTTATTGTTAACAGTGCGCCCAATAAAGGACTCAAGCTTGAAGGGTCTGAATTTGGTATCCGGTTACTTGAAATTTATCATTCAGCAGATTATTTTCATTATAAGGTGATTACTGATGAAGAAGTCCAGCTAATATATAGATTACAAGAAAAATATCGTTTTAGAAGAAGGGATGCATACCTTCTTTTAAAAGTCTTAGATATAAGTTTGTTTCGTGTTTTTCATGGGGATGATATGTCTATAATTGAAAATTATATCAATTATTCCAGAAAAGAAAGTTACCTCGATGAATTGATTACGGGTATTGAATATAATTTTAGAATAAGTCTTAGTGAAGAAGAAATTGACTTTATTTCTTTTCCATTGAATTTAAATGCTAATAATTTAAAAA
This region of Suicoccus acidiformans genomic DNA includes:
- a CDS encoding SDR family oxidoreductase, with the translated sequence MGYWLGIDGKVAVVTGGSSGIGASIIESLLAQGVKVANFDIRDGELQDDNLLFVEVDVTSREAVEEGVAKVVETFGTIDGLVNNAGINIPTLLVDTKEPGSKYELNDAIFDKMIAINQKGLYLVAQAVGRILADKKHGVIINMGSESGLEGSEGQSCYAATKAAVYSFTRSWAKELGKSNVRVVGLAPGIMEETGLRTLAYEEALAYTRNKTVEELRAGYTNTSTIPLGRDGKLSEVADAVCYLLSDRSSYITGVTINVAGGKTRG